In the genome of Cryptomeria japonica chromosome 8, Sugi_1.0, whole genome shotgun sequence, one region contains:
- the LOC131074176 gene encoding BES1/BZR1 homolog protein 4, producing the protein MTTSGGRLPSNQERENNKKRERKRRAIAAKIFAGLRLYGNYKLPKHCDNNEVLKALCTEAGWTVQPDGTTYRPGITMAEPVDCSDRQAKNGSLIPWLKGLRSQGSRLAAPTALPPLQIMTGGHCSAPVTPPLCSPTGMEYISSSNLSSPYCESLFSAQTSGLYLNAYHCGDGKVENCGFLDPGVQDSFFFSSENGFHPSAWKTAASGCPNDDVSGVCFEEGPGNSMGRDEECVTVRKCENMYSLPCQELMLDLTLGLPNIRDSR; encoded by the exons ATGACGACGTCGGGTGGTAGGCTCCCAAGCAACCAGGAGCGAGAGAACAATAAGAAACGGGAGAGGAAGAGAAGAGCCATTGCTGCAAAGATATTTGCAGGCCTTCGGCTTTATGGCAACTACAAGCTGCCCAAGCACTGTGATAATAATGAAGTGCTCAAAGCCCTCTGCACCGAGGCCGGTTGGACGGTTCAACCGGACGGAACAACATACCGCCCG GGCATTACAATGGCTGAGCCGGTGGACTGTAGCGATCGTCAAGCAAAGAACGGTTCTTTGATTCCATGGCTCAAGGGTCTCAGAAGCCAAGGTAGCCGGCTGGCGGCTCCGACTGCTTTGCCGCCCTTGCAGATAATGACCGGCGGCCATTGCAGTGCGCCGGTCACTCCGCCTCTCTGCTCTCCCACCGGAATGGAGTATATTAGCAGCTCTAATCTCAGCTCACCGTACTGTGAATCACTTTTTTCAGCCCAGACTTCTGGTCTTTATCTCAATGCTTACCATTGTGGGGATGGTAAGGTAGAGAACTGTGGCTTTCTTGATCCGGGTGTCCAAGATTCATTTTTTTTCTCTTCTGAGAATGGATTTCATCCGTCGGCCTGGAAAACTGCTGCTTCCGGGTGCCCTAATGATGATGTTTCTGGTGTGTGTTTTGAAGAGGGGCCAGGAAATTCAATGGGTAGAGATGAAGAATGTGTTACAGTTAGGAAATGTGAGAATATGTATTCTCTGCCTTGTCAAGAGCTCATGCTAGACCTAACACTGGGGCTGCCTAACATAAGGGATTCTAGGTAA